A single Sphingobacteriales bacterium DNA region contains:
- the deoC gene encoding deoxyribose-phosphate aldolase codes for MPISRYIDHTLLKAAATEDDILQICKEAAEYGFYAVCVNSCYVPLCKESLAGLGVKIAAVIGFPLGAMSNKSKTEEAKNAVADGAEEVDMVINIGLLKSGKHSEVESEIRMVKQTIGKNTLKVIIETCYLSDEEKKIATQLTVNAGADFVKTSTGFGPGGATIEDVILMKSVTKGSIQIKASGGIRDYETAKRYIDMGVTRIGTSNGIQIVTGQKGMEGNY; via the coding sequence ATGCCTATTTCCCGCTATATCGATCATACCTTATTAAAGGCTGCCGCTACAGAAGACGATATTCTTCAAATATGCAAAGAAGCTGCAGAATATGGTTTTTATGCAGTATGTGTAAACAGTTGTTATGTGCCGCTGTGCAAGGAATCATTAGCCGGACTGGGTGTTAAGATTGCAGCCGTAATTGGATTTCCGTTAGGCGCCATGTCGAATAAATCTAAAACAGAAGAAGCAAAAAATGCTGTTGCTGACGGAGCGGAGGAGGTGGATATGGTCATCAATATCGGTTTGCTGAAATCCGGTAAGCATTCGGAAGTCGAATCAGAGATCAGAATGGTAAAACAGACAATTGGCAAAAACACCTTAAAAGTCATCATCGAAACGTGTTATCTGTCAGACGAAGAAAAGAAGATTGCCACACAGCTAACTGTAAACGCCGGCGCTGATTTTGTCAAAACATCAACGGGTTTTGGACCCGGCGGAGCAACGATAGAAGATGTTATATTAATGAAATCTGTTACGAAGGGCAGTATACAAATCAAGGCAAGCGGCGGTATACGGGATTACGAAACGGCAAAAAGATATATTGACATGGGCGTTACCAGAATCGGTACCAGCAATGGCATACAGATTGTAACCGGACAAAAAGGAATGGAAGGAAATTATTAA
- the nadB gene encoding L-aspartate oxidase, with product MTDILVIGSGIAGLTFALKTAEQFPDKKILILTKASEDESNTKYAQGGIAVVTDFLKDNFDKHIQDTRIAGDGLCNQEVVEIVIQEGRERVNELISWGTRFDKSDGGDYKLGKEGGHSEFRVLHHKDITGWEIERALLEQVHQSKNIEISQHHFVIDLITQHHLGRIITRVTPNIQCYGAYVLNKQTNQIEKIESKVVVLASGGFGQIYRATTNPNIATGDGIAMVYRAKGRVANLEFVQFHPTALYEPGVSPNFLITEAVRGDGGILKTRDGKEFMSLYDERGSLAPRDIVARAIDNEMKKSGEDNVFLDCRHMDKDNFLHHFPNIYEKCKSIGIDVFKDMIPVVPAAHYACGGINVDTYGRTSIKNLYACGECSNTGLHGANRLASNSLLEAVVFAHRIFLDVCERLDTIEFSGENFPEWNADGTSDPKEMVIITQSIKELKDIMSNYVGIVRNNGRLKRAQERLYLLFKETEELYETTTISPQLLELRNMITIGYLITRSAMLRKESRGLHYTTDYPNHANVEEETML from the coding sequence ATGACAGATATTTTAGTAATTGGCTCCGGCATCGCCGGGCTTACATTTGCCCTTAAAACGGCAGAACAATTTCCGGATAAGAAGATCCTCATCCTGACAAAAGCCAGCGAAGACGAAAGCAATACCAAATATGCGCAGGGAGGCATCGCGGTGGTAACCGATTTTTTAAAAGACAACTTCGACAAACACATTCAGGATACCCGGATTGCCGGAGACGGCCTGTGCAACCAGGAAGTGGTGGAGATCGTTATACAGGAAGGGCGCGAACGGGTGAATGAATTAATTTCCTGGGGTACCCGTTTCGACAAGAGCGACGGGGGAGATTACAAACTGGGCAAAGAGGGAGGCCACTCCGAATTCAGGGTGCTGCACCACAAGGATATCACCGGATGGGAAATCGAGCGGGCATTACTTGAGCAAGTGCACCAGTCCAAAAACATTGAAATATCCCAACATCACTTTGTAATTGATTTGATCACACAGCACCACCTTGGCCGGATTATCACCAGAGTGACACCGAATATACAGTGCTATGGCGCATATGTATTAAATAAACAAACGAATCAGATAGAAAAGATAGAAAGCAAAGTGGTGGTGCTGGCATCGGGCGGTTTTGGACAAATCTATCGCGCGACCACCAATCCGAATATCGCCACCGGAGACGGTATCGCCATGGTGTATCGGGCTAAAGGACGGGTGGCAAATCTGGAATTTGTACAGTTTCATCCAACAGCCTTATACGAGCCGGGAGTAAGTCCCAACTTCTTAATTACAGAAGCGGTGCGTGGCGACGGGGGCATTTTGAAAACAAGAGATGGAAAAGAGTTCATGTCCCTGTATGACGAACGAGGCTCCCTGGCGCCAAGGGATATTGTAGCCAGAGCAATAGACAATGAAATGAAAAAGAGTGGTGAAGACAATGTGTTTCTCGACTGTCGCCACATGGACAAAGACAACTTCCTGCATCATTTTCCGAATATTTATGAAAAATGCAAATCCATCGGTATTGATGTTTTTAAAGATATGATTCCGGTAGTACCGGCGGCACACTATGCCTGCGGTGGAATTAACGTAGACACCTATGGACGAACCTCCATTAAGAACTTATATGCCTGCGGAGAGTGCAGCAATACCGGCCTCCACGGCGCCAACCGCCTAGCCAGCAATTCATTATTAGAGGCGGTGGTTTTCGCGCACCGGATATTTCTGGATGTGTGTGAACGGCTGGACACTATTGAATTTTCCGGCGAAAATTTTCCGGAATGGAATGCGGATGGCACGAGCGACCCGAAGGAGATGGTCATCATTACCCAGAGTATCAAGGAACTCAAAGATATCATGAGTAACTATGTGGGCATTGTGCGCAACAACGGACGGTTAAAACGTGCGCAGGAAAGGCTATATCTGCTTTTCAAAGAAACGGAAGAGCTGTATGAAACGACGACCATTTCCCCGCAGTTGCTGGAGCTCCGGAACATGATTACCATCGGCTATCTGATTACCCGCAGTGCCATGCTGCGTAAAGAGAGCCGGGGATTACACTATACGACAGACTATCCGAACCATGCTAATGTAGAAGAGGAGACGATGTTGTAA
- a CDS encoding ABC transporter substrate-binding protein, with amino-acid sequence MHKKIFYFFCSLVMISCGGENKREFKLREANGSRYYGGTFRYNEEEYFKSLYPLNITEVTAHRLCEQIYEGLVTFDDSSLAVVPALAERWDIDPSGTKYTFYLRKGVKFHDDACFPDGKGREVKAADVKYCLDRLCYHNPADNQGYWIFKDVVKGAAEYDSLTAQKIVPATGVSGVKIIDDYTIEIELEKPYAVFLARLGLIFAKIYPHEAEEKYGTEMRLHCVGTGPFYLKINKDNQVTFLARNPNYWGKDEFGNQLPYLDAIRVSYVKEKKNELMEFKKGNSDLVYKFPLEMIDEIVDFKKNLKPEYKQFQLQYLPSMSLQYYGFQHQGKIFNNVYVRKAFCYAIDRQKLCDFTLKGTGFPAKYGTVPPGTGTFDSKTVNGFTYDAAKAQEYLTKAGYPKGKGFPKVTLELNSGGSRNSQVAEALKKMIEETLGIQVDLLIIPWAQHTEAVEAAKTDFYRLGWIADYPDAENFLNLFHSKYVPADINEKTYINSFRYKNKAFDTYFDEAIATVDETKRNALYTKADQQVIDDAVILPTYYDIDFRLLQPNVRNCPQNAMEQRDFSEVYFVPVKGK; translated from the coding sequence ATGCATAAAAAGATATTCTACTTCTTTTGCTCTTTAGTCATGATTTCCTGTGGCGGTGAAAATAAACGCGAATTTAAGTTGCGGGAAGCCAACGGCAGCAGGTATTACGGCGGCACTTTCCGTTACAATGAAGAAGAATATTTTAAATCTTTGTATCCGCTCAACATTACGGAAGTGACGGCCCACAGATTGTGCGAACAAATTTATGAAGGGTTGGTTACGTTTGATGACAGCTCCTTGGCCGTCGTTCCGGCATTGGCAGAAAGATGGGATATCGACCCATCCGGTACGAAATATACGTTCTATCTGCGCAAAGGAGTGAAGTTTCACGACGATGCATGTTTCCCGGACGGAAAAGGCAGGGAAGTAAAAGCAGCCGATGTCAAATACTGCCTAGATAGATTATGTTATCATAACCCTGCCGACAATCAGGGATACTGGATTTTTAAAGATGTGGTAAAAGGTGCCGCCGAATATGATTCGTTGACTGCACAAAAAATCGTACCTGCAACCGGTGTCAGCGGCGTTAAGATTATTGATGATTATACGATTGAGATAGAGCTGGAAAAGCCCTATGCCGTATTCTTAGCCCGACTCGGACTCATATTTGCAAAGATATACCCGCACGAGGCAGAAGAAAAATATGGAACGGAAATGCGCTTGCATTGCGTCGGGACCGGCCCTTTTTATTTGAAAATCAACAAGGATAATCAGGTGACTTTTCTCGCACGTAACCCGAATTACTGGGGTAAGGATGAATTTGGCAATCAGCTGCCTTACCTGGATGCCATCCGCGTCTCCTATGTGAAGGAAAAGAAAAATGAACTGATGGAATTTAAAAAAGGCAACAGTGATTTAGTCTATAAATTCCCGTTAGAAATGATTGATGAGATTGTTGACTTCAAAAAGAACCTGAAGCCGGAGTATAAACAGTTTCAGCTGCAATACCTGCCTTCGATGTCATTGCAGTATTATGGCTTCCAGCATCAGGGAAAAATTTTCAACAATGTGTATGTTCGGAAGGCGTTTTGTTATGCCATTGACCGGCAGAAGTTGTGTGACTTTACACTCAAGGGAACCGGCTTTCCGGCCAAATACGGCACGGTCCCTCCAGGTACGGGCACATTCGATTCTAAAACAGTCAACGGATTCACCTATGACGCCGCTAAAGCGCAGGAATACCTGACAAAGGCCGGATACCCGAAAGGAAAGGGGTTCCCGAAAGTAACCCTTGAGCTCAATTCAGGCGGTTCGCGCAACTCGCAGGTGGCAGAAGCCCTGAAGAAGATGATAGAGGAAACATTGGGTATTCAGGTGGATCTGCTGATTATTCCGTGGGCCCAGCATACAGAAGCGGTGGAAGCGGCAAAGACCGATTTTTACCGATTAGGATGGATTGCAGACTATCCCGATGCGGAAAATTTCCTGAACCTCTTTCACAGCAAATACGTTCCGGCGGATATCAATGAGAAAACATATATCAATTCATTCCGATACAAGAACAAGGCTTTTGATACCTATTTTGACGAGGCGATTGCGACGGTGGATGAAACCAAACGAAATGCATTATATACGAAAGCCGACCAGCAGGTAATCGATGATGCGGTAATATTGCCGACCTATTATGACATCGATTTCAGGCTCTTGCAGCCGAATGTGCGCAATTGCCCGCAAAATGCG
- the deoD gene encoding purine-nucleoside phosphorylase — MSIHIGAKKGEIAETILLPGDPLRAKHVAETFLQDVICYNEIRGMLGYTGYYNGKRISVQGTGMGIPSISIYVNELIREYNVKNLIRIGTAGSLQEDVHVKDIVMALAASTNSAVNWNKFSGADFAPTANFELLLKAHHAAQELNISVKTGNILSSDEFYDEDPDYYKKWAKYGVLCVEMETAALYTIAAKYKANALAIFTISDSLVTHESTSAEERQGSFNDMVKIALNTL, encoded by the coding sequence ATGAGTATACATATTGGAGCCAAAAAGGGAGAGATTGCAGAAACCATTTTGTTGCCGGGCGACCCGCTGAGGGCAAAACATGTAGCGGAAACATTCTTACAGGATGTCATTTGTTACAACGAGATAAGAGGCATGCTTGGATATACAGGTTATTATAATGGGAAACGCATCTCCGTACAGGGAACAGGCATGGGCATCCCTTCCATTTCCATCTATGTCAACGAGCTCATACGGGAATACAACGTAAAGAATCTGATTAGAATCGGTACAGCCGGTTCCTTACAGGAAGATGTACATGTAAAAGATATTGTCATGGCATTGGCCGCCAGCACCAATTCGGCGGTCAATTGGAATAAATTCAGCGGTGCGGATTTTGCTCCTACGGCAAATTTTGAATTGCTGTTAAAGGCCCATCATGCTGCGCAGGAATTGAATATTTCCGTAAAAACAGGAAATATATTGTCATCCGACGAATTTTATGATGAAGACCCGGACTATTATAAAAAATGGGCTAAATACGGGGTATTGTGCGTGGAAATGGAAACAGCCGCCCTCTATACCATTGCGGCAAAGTACAAGGCAAATGCACTGGCAATATTTACCATCAGCGATAGTCTGGTTACACATGAATCTACTTCTGCGGAAGAGCGTCAGGGATCGTTTAATGATATGGTGAAAATTGCATTGAATACCCTTTAG